The sequence below is a genomic window from Dictyostelium discoideum AX4 chromosome 5 chromosome, whole genome shotgun sequence.
aatataaagaaaatgtTAAAGTTTTTGATAAAGATGATAAAACAAATCCAACTGGTActgttgaaattaatattaaaagaaaataaaaaaaataaaaaaataaaaaataaaagagagataccaattaatttacaatttttgtgtttttttattattattatttttccaaGATTggagtttttttaatagtatgAAATAAAGGTATTGATTTATGtaataattctaaatgaGTCATGTGAATACTTGAATGATGGTCATATGGTAAAGTTGAAGTTGTTTGAATTTGACTATTTTGAGTTTGTGCAATTATAGTATTATTTTCACAAATTTTATCCTCTGAAACTATACAACCTGCTCCAATTGAACATTgatcttttattattgtattctttaatattttacaTTTTGGTTCAAAAACATTTCCATTTCCAATTGATTTACATTCTAtatctattattaattagtttttataaaaataaataaaagtataAATATATGTTtatatgtgtgtgtgtgtgtgtgtttgtatgattatttctattttatattattattatttttttttttttgaaaaagaaaatgcaTACAAGATCcaacttcaaataaattatttgaaccaATTATCATTGGTTCAGGtgatttatttacaatttgaaCTAATTCTtctataatattattttcaccaataataattggACCTGCACCCTCTGAAATTATAATAGATGATCTTGGGTGTAAAACAGTTCCAATTGCAATTTGAACACCATTACTAACTGTGCTATCTTGgcaaattaatgatttatttattacaacTGGTGATGTTTGTGTTGGTGATGTAattgttggtgatggtgCTGTTgacattatttattatatatatatatatatatatatatatatatttatccCTACTCCTAAACAATGAACAATGAacaacagaaaaaaaaaaaaaaaaaagattttttatttttaatttttttttttatttatttttttttttatttattttttatttatttttattttttttttttttatttttttttttttttttaaaaaactcaattttttttttataaaattttcattattgacGATTTTCagcaaataattattttctgttttttatttaatacaaaGAGACTATAGTTTAGGTTACTAATAATcactaaaatatttataaataaaagaaaatataataaaagaataataaattcatttcatcaaaaaaatttttaatacacagtttgatatatatataaatttttaaagcattaaaaaaaaaaaaaaaaaaaaaaaatttaataaaataaaataataaaataaacaatgtCATCATTTGGAAAGAATAGCTCATATAGAGATACTGGTGCATCTCTTAAAGAATTAGGTGATTATTTAGATAGTAAACAAGAAGGAAAACCAACTCATCAAAAAACTATAGGTTTCGATACAAATGTAAGTTTTATTGTTGcaaaaacatttattttttttgagaaaatataaagaaaattaattgttatttatttttttttaaaaaaaaaatacaaataataataaataataaatttaataaaaaagacaTCACCAGTTTCAATCCCAACTATTATTTCACCACCATTGGggtcaaataattcaaattatggAAAGAGCCCAAAATCATCATACGATAATAAACAaacatcaccattattatcagcatcaaataatagaaaaaacaataataataacaataataataataatgccaCTTCACCAAAAGATTCATCAATTATAGgtaaaaataatgtaaattcagatttatcaaaagtatcatcatcattaaatgaattgaaatttgaaaaacaacCAATAGGTTCAACATCTTCAACACCAACATCCACTCCATCATctacaccatcatcatcaactccATCATCAACTCCATCAACACCAAATACAaattcacaacaacaacaacaacaacaacaacaacaaaagaaacaacaacaacaacaaccaaaacaaccacaacaaccaaaacaaCAATCAAAGCAACAAGCAACACAAcaagataaaaaagataaagaacaacaacaacaacaacaagataaACAAGATaaagaatcaaatgaaattaaaggaTCAAAAGAAGTTGCTAAAGATGGTCAACATGGTGTTAAACAATTCGATGATCCAAAGCAAAGGGGTAAAATtacaaagaaaaagattataAAAGTTGGTGAAAGTTCAAGATCcgttcaattatttaatcattTACCACAATATAATTCAGAGTTTTCAATGGGTGTATCGGTATCAACCGATGAACCAAATGAGAAATATCCAATTCATCCAGATATCATTTCATTGGGATTAAAGTATGCAGAGTTTAAGATTGCAGGTTCAAATGCACGTGCAATCGCAATGATGACAGCATTCATTCAAATCTTTAAGGACTACGTTGCTGCACCAGATAAGGTTTACAGTAGAGAGTTGGATAGCCTCTTAAAGAGAAATATTCAATTCCTCGTAGATTGTAGACCAATCTCAATCTCTATGGgtaattcaatcaattatgTCAAACATAAACTTTCACTCACCAACAATATGTCACACGAGGGTGCAAGAGATTACCTCATCAAATCAATCAATGAATTCATTGAACGTATTCAAATGGCCGATAATGCAATCGTAAAACATGGTTGCTCAAAGattaatgatggtgatgtaaTTCTAACTTATGCCTCCTCTCATGTCGTAGAGTTGATCATTCAACAAGCTATTcaagataaaaagaaattccgTTTAATCATTGTCGACTCTCGTCCAAAACATGAAGGTAGAGAATTACTACATCGTTTGGTTTTACATGGTGTTAAAATAACCTATATCATGTTACACGCAGTCAGTTACATTATGAAAGAGGTTACCAAGGTTTTCGTTGGTGCTTACTCTGTTCtttcaaatggtaatttaatCTCTAGAAGTGGTACAAGTTTAGTGGCATCAATGGCTAAATTCTACAATGTTCCATTCATTGTTTGTTGTGAAACCTATAAATTCACTGAACGTGTTCAATTGGATTCAATTTGTTTCAATCAAATTGGTAATCCTCAAGATTTGGTTCAAAATTTAGGTGAAAAAGAAGGTTCAAAGAGTTTATTAGAGAATTGGGAATCTTATAGCactttaaaacttttaaatttaatgtaCGATTTAACtccaattgaattaattgatatgGTTATCACTGAATTCGGTATGTTACCTCCAACTTCAATTCCTGTAGTTTTAAGAGAATATAGAAAAGAGGTAATttctataaattaaaatataataaaaaaataaaaaaaaaataaaataaaattaaaaaaaaaaaaaatctatatatatatatatagatatattgttattttgtTATCTtttaagatttaaaaaatatccattattttctaataattaaatatttttatttattgaaatatttggtaaataacttaattttataaataaattattattattatttttattgtttgaaATTATACAATAAGGTAATCTTGAatcataataaattaaatcaccCTTTTTTAAAGTAATTTCTTTGAGttgagaaattaaatttgaatcataTTTGTATAGTTCACTTGTTGAATTTATTGATctatattgattttttgatagatttattttctcttttgaatatttttcacAAATATATTGGATTGATTTTTTATGATATTTaggtattaaatttattgaagCTGTTGAATCATcaccaataaataaaattgaattgattggtctccatttttttaattgtatactttcaatgattttatctttatttactATCtcacttttaaataaactaaatggattctaaatttataaaatccacaatattaataattataattattaaatcaaaaaaaaaaaaagtatttatattacaataatttatttatacctACACAGTCTaaaataattactttttctcttttattattaatattactattattatcattaatattattattattattatttgtgtttaatattatatcaGTTGGtgagaaattattatatatattaggCCATTCACTATATtctatattgttattattggttttatGAGAATTTGAATAGgtaatttgaaataattgagaaaatgaatttaaaaagttttgatttgttttaattatagATTCATTTatgatataattattatcatttattaatgattttagtTGCTTTTGTTcagaaaataaatcaatatcattttttataatatatccATTGTCATTAAAATGTTCTAAATCATGTAATGATAAGGGTCCATTAATTCTATTCTTTATTACCGATATATTACCATTAGTAATAGTGGAACTATTATTCATCTGTTTATTGatcttttcaatattaaaacatCCATCAATATGTATATAATTtcttatttcatttttaatattacttaattgaaataatttagttATTGTCTTGTTACTTTTAatcattattacttttttatttaaaaaaaaaaaaagtgaataaaaaagtgaaaaaaaaaaaaaagtgaaaaaaagagaccaaaaaaaaaaaagattttttctTGAGGTGTTTTGGTAATAACAATGTTTCATAtatatgtaaataaaaaaaaataaaaaaagaaaaataaagaaatatttttgattccaactatttattttttatattaatctttatttaatttatttttatatatatatatttttttttggaagtTTAATGTtgtaattaatgatttttaattataactACTAGGCtattattaatcttttttattattattagttattattattttaatatttatagtttgttttatatatattatatatatttaaaagacGTGAATCAAAGAACGAGGGACAGTTCTCAAGTCCCAATCGACAAAGTAAACTATGGccataattgaaaaaagtcCAATTGCTGATAAGACTATTGAATAGGATAGGATGGAttagtattttatttttattttttattattattattattattattattattttattaatgttttattttaaaaaatataaacttACAATGCCATAAATCATGAGtatctaataaaaaaaaaaaattaataaaaataattaataattaataatttgatattaaatatatatagatatatatatatgtatttatttataaaaaataaaaacataccCCAATAATTAAAGATGATACATGGTCtattcaataataatgattcatcaAAAGTATAAAACTTATTTGTAACGGAAATTTCAAAGTAATACAAACCAAATCCCCATGATAAAAACATAATAGCGAATAATACCCAAACAAATAGATATACTTTTTCaccatattttattttcattgctatataataaaataaataaattaaaaagtctAATACCATTACTcctctattattatttattattattaatattaatatttatatgtaGTTTAATTATTAGTATAAATTATAGTATAGAAaggtgttgttgttatttgtttattattaattactaCTAATAcatacaaaattaaatttgaaaagtttTTAGAAATACTACCCATCATACCATAGACAGCAAAAGCAATGACAATAGCCCAACTTAAAATATTTGCAATTAAAAGTGCAAAAAATCTTGGtttatcatcaattgttGAAGGAcgaattaatttctttaatgttCTCCATAAAAATCCAATACTTGGATTTAAATCCATTCTTTTATGTGCTAATAAATATGATGATCCTATAATTGATACATATccaaaaacaataacaaacATTACCCAAAATCTATAtatttgatgaaaataataaaaataaaatattagtataaactttaatattatatactatcaaatattaaaaataaatatatataattattattattgttattattattatattttttaaaaaaaaaacacctacgcataaatattaatatttgttaatgaaaggaaattaaagaaaataaataatgaaaagaaaCCATATGCTTTAAATGCACCTGCTGTTAAAGTTGCATGTCTTTTTTGATGTAatgcaaaaaataataatcctgATCCAATTAACATATATGTTGTAtctattttataaaatttaatagttaataaattattattattattattattattattattattattattattattattattattattattattattattattattattattattattattattattattattattattattattaataataacatgtaatttataaattaaaatatttatatatatatatacataccaaattgaaaatttaatctAGAAGGACAAACATGATATAATGCAGAGAAAATACCTTCtaaaataattgttaaaCCTAAACTATAGTATAATGATAAATCTGTATGTAAACCATGAATACCATCTTCTTGATGTGATGTGAAATGAGTTATCAATATGAATGATGTTCCTGCTATCAAGTAAAATAAATTCGAGAGTACATTGTTGAATGATGGTATACCTAAAAATGGTCTTAaacatttataattataataacatTTAATCTCTGGATCTGTTATTTGAAATACAACAAATTGAATTGATGGTAAACTATAAAATGCTGatactattaataatattttccaaaactaaataaaataaaataaaaaaaaagtattattattttattattttattaaccaatttgaaaaaaaaaaaaaaaaaaaaatattcaatacatacatatttcaaataaacagGTTGAGTTTTAAGTTGCCTTCTAGTTTCAGATTGTGATAATAGCTCTTGAACGTTTAATACTGTTgtcgatgatgatgatgatgaagcaTTATCTAATAATGATTCTTCCTCGTTATATCCTAAATCGATCATTGTTCCTCCTGTTTTGGAGTTATTTGATTTctccattttttatttatttt
It includes:
- the eIF2b4 gene encoding eIF2B GDP-GTP exchange factor; the encoded protein is MSSFGKNSSYRDTGASLKELGDYLDSKQEGKPTHQKTIGFDTNTSPVSIPTIISPPLGSNNSNYGKSPKSSYDNKQTSPLLSASNNRKNNNNNNNNNNATSPKDSSIIGKNNVNSDLSKVSSSLNELKFEKQPIGSTSSTPTSTPSSTPSSSTPSSTPSTPNTNSQQQQQQQQQQKKQQQQQPKQPQQPKQQSKQQATQQDKKDKEQQQQQQDKQDKESNEIKGSKEVAKDGQHGVKQFDDPKQRGKITKKKIIKVGESSRSVQLFNHLPQYNSEFSMGVSVSTDEPNEKYPIHPDIISLGLKYAEFKIAGSNARAIAMMTAFIQIFKDYVAAPDKVYSRELDSLLKRNIQFLVDCRPISISMGNSINYVKHKLSLTNNMSHEGARDYLIKSINEFIERIQMADNAIVKHGCSKINDGDVILTYASSHVVELIIQQAIQDKKKFRLIIVDSRPKHEGRELLHRLVLHGVKITYIMLHAVSYIMKEVTKVFVGAYSVLSNGNLISRSGTSLVASMAKFYNVPFIVCCETYKFTERVQLDSICFNQIGNPQDLVQNLGEKEGSKSLLENWESYSTLKLLNLMYDLTPIELIDMVITEFGMLPPTSIPVVLREYRKEVISIN
- the dynF gene encoding dynactin subunit p27, with the protein product MSTAPSPTITSPTQTSPVVINKSLICQDSTVSNGVQIAIGTVLHPRSSIIISEGAGPIIIGENNIIEELVQIVNKSPEPMIIGSNNLFEVGSYIECKSIGNGNVFEPKCKILKNTIIKDQCSIGAGCIVSEDKICENNTIIAQTQNSQIQTTSTLPYDHHSSIHMTHLELLHKSIPLFHTIKKTPILEK
- the sid1 gene encoding systemic RNA interference defective protein 1; the protein is MEKSNNSKTGGTMIDLGYNEEESLLDNASSSSSSTTVLNVQELLSQSETRRQLKTQPVYLKYFWKILLIVSAFYSLPSIQFVVFQITDPEIKCYYNYKCLRPFLGIPSFNNVLSNLFYLIAGTSFILITHFTSHQEDGIHGLHTDLSLYYSLGLTIILEGIFSALYHVCPSRLNFQFDTTYMLIGSGLLFFALHQKRHATLTAGAFKAYGFFSLFIFFNFLSLTNINIYAFWVMFVIVFGYVSIIGSSYLLAHKRMDLNPSIGFLWRTLKKLIRPSTIDDKPRFFALLIANILSWAIVIAFAVYGMMGSISKNFSNLILGVMVLDFLIYLFYYIAMKIKYGEKVYLFVWVLFAIMFLSWGFGLYYFEISVTNKFYTFDESLLLNRPCIIFNYWDTHDLWHFLSAIGLFSIMAIVYFVDWDLRTVPRSLIHVF